The following proteins are encoded in a genomic region of Hippocampus zosterae strain Florida chromosome 2, ASM2543408v3, whole genome shotgun sequence:
- the prkx gene encoding cAMP-dependent protein kinase catalytic subunit PRKX has translation MASSKADSAVSKDTNCAKENSSGSSGEASDNHQRYCLEDLVSIATVGTGTFGRVFLVRDKTSRTFYALKQMRIPDVIRLKQEEHVHNEKAVLKEVNHPFLIRLFWTHHDECFLYMLMDYVPGGELFSYLRSRGRFSNATGLFYASEIVCAIEYLHSKDIVYRDLKPENILLDREGHIRLTDFGFAKKLSDRTWTLCGTPEYLAPEVIQSKGHCRAVDWWALGILIFEMLAGHPPFFDDNPFGIYQKILAGKLDFPRHLDFYVKDLIKKFLVIDRARRLGNMKNGADDVKKHRWFKTIDWETVPLRKLKPPIVPKVSHEGDTANFEVYPDDEWKKDPCVPPRDLEIFKNF, from the exons ATGGCGTCCTCAAAAGCAGATAGCGCAGTAAGTAAAGACACCAATTGTGCGAAAGAAAATAGCAGCGGTTCCTCGGGTGAAGCGTCAGACAACCACCAGAGGTATTGCCTTGAAGACTTGGTGAGCATCGCCACAGTGG GTACAGGAACCTTTGGTCGAGTATTCCTGGTTAgggacaaaaccagcaggaCCTTCTATGCTCTGAAACAGATGAGGATCCCCGATGTGATCCGACTGAAGCAGGAGGAGCATGTCCACAACGAGAAGGCGGTTTTGAAAGAGGTCAACCACCCCTTCCTCATACGATT GTTTTGGACGCACCATGATGAATGCTTCCTTTACATGTTGATGGACTACGTGCCCGGCGGCGAGCTGTTCAGCTACCTTCGTAGCCGAGGCCGCTTCAGTAACGCCACCGGTCTGTTCTACGCCTCTGAGATCGTCTGCGCGATCGAGTACCTCCACTCCAAAGACATAGTTTACCGCGACCTGAAGCCTGAGAACATCCTGCTGGACAGGGAGGGCCACATCCGCCTGACTGACTTTGGCTTTGCAAAAAAGCTTTCTGACAG AACCTGGACTCTGTGTGGCACCCCGGAGTATCTCGCTCCGGAGGTTATCCAGAGCAAAGGTCATTGCCGTGCAGTGGACTGGTGGGCTCTTGGCATTCTCATCTTTGAAATGTTGGCCGG GCATCCACCTTTTTTTGACGACAATCCATTTGGAATCTACCAGAAGATCCTGGCAGGAAAACTGGATTTCCCACGGCATCTGGATTTCTACGTCAA AGACCTGATCAAGAAGTTTCTGGTAATTGACCGAGCCAGACGGCTGGGCAACATGAAG AATGGAGCAGATGATGTGAAAAAGCACCGATGGTTTAAGACCATCGATTGGGAGACGGTACCACTGAGAAAACTCAAG CCTCCGATAGTTCCCAAAGTTTCCCATGAAGGCGACACCGCAAACTTTGAAGTTTACCCCGACGACGAATGGAAAAAGGACCCGTGTGTTCCGCCCAGAGACTTGGAGATCTTCAAAAACTTCTGA